In Pedobacter sp. WC2423, the following are encoded in one genomic region:
- the treF gene encoding alpha,alpha-trehalase TreF, with protein MIRKIIFILFIGLQLGRVSAQTKTPDELYGQLFIDVQMQNVLKDGKTFVDCIPKRDPAKILEDYMKLKAAKTKFSTRAFVNDNFILPDTNTTIVITANQPVTEHINQLWEALRRKPSEKTANSSLLDLPFPYIVPGGRFREVYYWDSYFTMLGLQVSGENETIENMIKNFAYLIEQNGHIPNGNRNYYLSRSQPPFFSLMIELLAKTKGNEVYSTYLPVLEKEYAYWMDQSAPTKHVVVMPDGSKLNRYYDQLNTPRQESYKEDVLIGKQTGAKNPEVYRDIRSAAESGWDFSSRWLADGMQLKTIQTTRIVPVDLNCLLYNLELTLQKCYALQHDVVKEKQYQTLALKRKASIQKYFWSPAYSWFTDYNLKTKKQSLVLSLAGMFPLSFKLADQKQAKLVKQTLQQKFLKAGGLVSTPLNTHQQWDAPNGWAPLQWMAITGLGNYGFHDLEKQISVRWINLNTSVYKRTGKLMEKYNVVDLQLKAGGGEYASQDGFGWTNGVLISLIKKYGYIK; from the coding sequence ATGATACGAAAGATTATATTTATCCTCTTTATCGGGCTTCAGCTGGGAAGAGTTTCCGCACAGACCAAAACACCAGATGAATTGTACGGTCAATTGTTTATTGATGTGCAAATGCAGAATGTACTGAAAGACGGTAAAACTTTTGTGGATTGTATTCCGAAAAGAGATCCGGCAAAAATATTAGAAGACTATATGAAATTAAAAGCCGCTAAAACCAAATTTAGCACCAGGGCTTTTGTAAATGATAATTTTATTCTTCCAGATACCAATACCACAATCGTAATCACAGCGAATCAGCCCGTAACCGAACATATTAACCAGCTTTGGGAAGCACTGCGCCGTAAACCCTCAGAAAAAACAGCCAACAGTTCCCTGCTTGATCTTCCTTTTCCTTATATAGTTCCAGGCGGACGCTTCAGAGAAGTTTATTATTGGGATAGTTATTTCACAATGCTGGGTTTGCAAGTATCCGGTGAAAATGAGACTATTGAAAATATGATCAAAAACTTCGCTTATCTGATTGAGCAAAATGGACATATTCCAAACGGAAACAGAAATTATTACCTCAGCAGGTCGCAACCTCCGTTTTTCTCACTGATGATTGAACTTCTTGCGAAAACCAAAGGAAACGAAGTATATTCCACTTACTTACCAGTACTGGAGAAAGAATACGCGTACTGGATGGATCAGTCTGCACCGACGAAACATGTAGTGGTTATGCCCGATGGGAGTAAACTAAACCGCTATTACGACCAGTTAAATACACCAAGACAAGAATCCTATAAAGAAGATGTGCTGATCGGCAAACAGACCGGAGCAAAAAACCCGGAAGTATACCGTGATATCAGGTCAGCAGCAGAGAGTGGCTGGGATTTCAGCAGCAGATGGTTAGCAGATGGCATGCAATTAAAGACTATTCAAACTACACGGATTGTCCCTGTGGACCTGAATTGTTTATTATATAACCTGGAACTCACCCTACAGAAATGTTATGCACTTCAACACGATGTAGTTAAAGAAAAGCAGTATCAGACCCTGGCCCTAAAGAGGAAAGCCAGTATTCAGAAATATTTCTGGTCGCCAGCATATTCCTGGTTCACAGATTACAATCTTAAAACTAAAAAACAATCTCTTGTGCTGAGTTTGGCAGGGATGTTTCCTTTATCTTTTAAGCTGGCTGACCAAAAACAAGCCAAACTGGTTAAGCAAACTTTACAACAAAAATTCCTGAAAGCCGGGGGATTGGTTTCTACACCATTAAATACACACCAGCAATGGGATGCACCTAATGGATGGGCCCCTTTACAATGGATGGCCATCACCGGACTGGGTAATTATGGTTTTCATGATTTAGAAAAACAGATTTCTGTCCGCTGGATTAATTTAAATACCAGCGTCTATAAGCGTACAGGAAAACTGATGGAGAAATACAATGTGGTTGACCTGCAACTGAAAGCCGGAGGAGGAGAATATGCTTCTCAGGATGGATTTGGATGGACTAATGGGGTATTAATTTCCCTGATTAAAAAATACGGCTACATAAAATAA
- a CDS encoding cytochrome P450, translated as MDTGIILDWNTTEPRQFYAQKRATHQVHYDQEQQSWIIYGYKQAKEALLHQDALIPQIETNQTGLNQNAVKLIQQLARLNNFEQHQQSRDAALQIYNQMQPVAIHELLDSLLEKTSSGTSVNWVEVVCKRLPALYILKSLGIGAEDCTFIISHLQILVKIMSPRQTSEDIPQLNELIDSLFLLLQKYLPDMTTTQSDLNPGEWTTLLCSNLIGLLIQSYDAGRGLLTNTALQLACHQLPVPVSGTEQYFREAVMETLRFDPPIHLTRRIAGKDLLIGDHLIKEGEIIIILLAAANLDPQIFESPLTYNPSRSNNQEHLTFGAGHHQCLAKHLTMHLTAETFKILYHRIQILPQSLTYEPLLNARLVKNLFITL; from the coding sequence ATGGATACCGGAATTATTTTAGATTGGAATACAACAGAACCACGTCAATTCTATGCTCAGAAAAGAGCAACGCATCAGGTTCATTATGATCAGGAACAACAAAGCTGGATCATTTACGGTTATAAGCAAGCCAAAGAGGCATTGCTGCACCAGGATGCACTTATACCTCAAATTGAAACTAATCAGACCGGTCTGAATCAAAATGCAGTTAAATTGATTCAACAGTTAGCACGGCTGAATAATTTTGAACAACACCAGCAATCAAGAGATGCAGCATTACAGATTTACAATCAAATGCAACCCGTTGCCATCCATGAGCTGCTTGATTCCTTATTAGAAAAAACAAGCTCGGGGACATCTGTAAATTGGGTTGAAGTAGTTTGTAAAAGACTACCTGCGCTTTATATCTTAAAAAGTCTGGGGATTGGAGCAGAAGATTGCACTTTTATTATCAGTCATCTCCAAATACTGGTTAAGATTATGTCTCCCCGGCAAACTTCAGAAGACATTCCACAGTTAAATGAACTGATCGATAGTTTATTCCTTTTATTACAAAAATATCTGCCGGATATGACTACAACTCAAAGCGATTTAAACCCCGGAGAATGGACAACATTACTGTGCTCTAATCTCATTGGTTTGCTGATTCAGAGTTATGATGCCGGAAGAGGTCTGCTGACGAACACAGCCTTGCAGCTTGCCTGCCATCAATTACCTGTTCCAGTATCAGGAACAGAACAATACTTTAGAGAAGCCGTTATGGAGACCCTGCGTTTTGATCCCCCAATACATTTAACCCGAAGGATTGCAGGAAAGGATCTTTTGATAGGTGATCATTTGATAAAAGAAGGAGAAATAATAATCATTTTATTAGCAGCAGCTAATCTTGATCCTCAAATATTTGAATCTCCTTTAACTTATAACCCCTCCAGAAGTAATAATCAGGAGCATCTGACTTTTGGCGCGGGTCATCATCAATGTCTGGCTAAACATTTAACGATGCACCTAACCGCAGAAACCTTTAAAATTTTATATCATCGTATTCAAATACTCCCACAATCTTTAACCTATGAACCACTCTTAAATGCCAGACTGGTTAAAAATTTATTTATCACTCTTTAA
- a CDS encoding antibiotic biosynthesis monooxygenase codes for MIAVIFEVIPAAGKKADYLAIAAKLYPQLSNIAGFISIERFQSLVQPDKILSLSFWESEKAIMEWRNIEMHRDAQSQGRETVFKDYHLRIASVVRDYGMFDRKEAPSDSRTAHS; via the coding sequence ATGATCGCAGTAATTTTTGAAGTCATCCCGGCAGCAGGTAAAAAGGCAGACTATCTGGCCATTGCTGCCAAGCTTTATCCACAACTTTCCAACATAGCAGGATTTATCTCTATCGAAAGGTTCCAGAGTCTGGTGCAGCCCGATAAAATTCTTTCTCTTTCATTTTGGGAAAGTGAAAAAGCAATTATGGAATGGAGAAATATAGAAATGCACCGGGATGCACAGTCACAGGGTCGTGAGACGGTTTTTAAAGATTATCATTTAAGAATAGCAAGTGTGGTAAGAGATTATGGAATGTTTGACCGTAAAGAAGCTCCTTCAGATAGCAGAACTGCACATAGTTAA
- a CDS encoding lanthionine synthetase C family protein, with protein MKYKLAKEKLNHIAEELKDEKHLNSPNLGVLNGISGIALFLFHYYKYSGDEYYSNLGKKYIEEIIDRINNGYSFPTYCSGIAGAAWTIEYLNEYNFIKFNSDKNFNEIDEYLLENMKSCMIKGQFDFLHCSIGYGYYFLKRYNLTHSKKLKKEYLNNIHQLIDNLYNLSFANQNGIYWINTFEGFPKDSIDTGSAHGMSGIISFLTNVLSHNIKSLKALKMIDLATSFILSAKTDHLNSAYPKNIYVHSIDQHLAEASRMAWCYGDLGIASAFMKASKFIKEKELLKESERIMLRCCSRKHLTETGVVDSGLCHGSLGIALIYKNFYDITSNKTFHQTSDYWLNDGLMKGCFPDGLGGFKKYENDKYINEVNLLDGIAGIGLGILSLTTDTELNWEQSMML; from the coding sequence ATGAAGTATAAGCTTGCGAAAGAAAAGCTAAACCATATTGCTGAAGAACTAAAGGATGAAAAGCACCTCAATAGTCCTAACTTGGGCGTACTGAACGGGATTTCCGGAATCGCCTTATTCCTCTTTCATTATTATAAATATTCAGGTGATGAATATTATTCAAACCTTGGAAAAAAATATATAGAAGAAATCATTGACAGAATTAATAATGGATACTCCTTTCCAACATATTGTAGTGGAATTGCAGGTGCTGCCTGGACTATTGAATATTTAAATGAATACAATTTCATAAAATTTAATTCAGACAAAAATTTCAATGAAATTGATGAGTATTTATTAGAAAACATGAAAAGTTGTATGATAAAGGGTCAATTTGATTTTTTACATTGTTCGATTGGATATGGATATTACTTCCTAAAAAGATATAATCTAACACATTCGAAAAAACTAAAAAAAGAATATCTTAATAACATTCATCAATTGATTGATAATCTTTACAATTTATCTTTTGCGAATCAAAATGGTATCTATTGGATAAATACCTTTGAAGGATTTCCTAAAGATTCAATAGACACCGGATCTGCACACGGTATGTCTGGTATAATTAGTTTTTTAACCAATGTATTGTCACACAATATAAAAAGTCTAAAGGCTTTAAAAATGATTGACTTGGCAACGAGTTTCATTTTATCTGCCAAAACTGATCATCTGAATTCTGCTTATCCTAAAAATATTTATGTTCATTCAATTGATCAGCATTTAGCCGAAGCAAGCAGGATGGCATGGTGTTACGGAGATTTAGGAATCGCCAGTGCCTTCATGAAGGCTAGCAAATTTATCAAAGAAAAAGAATTATTAAAGGAGAGCGAAAGAATTATGTTAAGATGCTGTTCCAGAAAACATCTGACAGAAACGGGAGTCGTAGATAGTGGATTATGTCATGGGTCATTAGGTATAGCACTAATTTACAAGAACTTTTATGATATAACTTCAAATAAAACATTTCATCAAACCTCTGATTATTGGTTGAATGATGGTTTAATGAAGGGGTGTTTCCCAGATGGATTAGGAGGATTTAAAAAATATGAGAACGATAAATACATCAATGAGGTCAATCTCTTAGATGGTATTGCAGGAATAGGTTTAGGTATACTATCACTGACAACCGATACTGAATTAAACTGGGAACAATCTATGATGCTATAA
- a CDS encoding lantibiotic dehydratase family protein, which yields MKNPYHYFDKYFLRFPIYAVDGINEMIHEDNMFNFFCLNEYFQMAILISSPDLYYQLKAIQNKSHIKVNTKDKARLSSTLMKYLSRMSTRSTPYGLFSGISVGQIGKDSKIVIDSGKITLNYQYDNTFLHELVTALYRIEPDKYSEMNVYSNNMLFGLNKKYKFIEFFDDFTKGERIFKEVITNNNTYLSRILKLAKSGCTLGSLLNDLILQGYSKNNAQTYLDTLIKNKLLLTEMQPTLRDDYFTKIAELSKKLNRGSLLDEITNKYTQILRDINSEGLDIEKFNEIINIKKNSVDGLINFSPIKSTVVLKNGINTLDKALFLKIKSLLPFFNKITTAVKNPELEQFTQSFYKKYEFREVNIVTLMDSDIGLGYPINYHQILSSPLIENLNIKQKSQKNDTISWDIVTSILHQKILSAHTHKDKIIKLYDSDFEDIGENWNDIPETIYANVKLLQTLNGQKIIINGFGGPSAVNLLTRFTYQDEMTEHLVSDIAKKENENADRNGYINAEIIHAPSIHLTNVFEQKHIFNHFIPILSTPLSTIAEPILMEDIMVRLTNNMKLELRSKKLNKIIKPFLSNAHNSLTSNIPVYRFLTDLQLYGKRNYLGFYLDDLQKMFAHIPRIEYKDCIVLEARWLIKFNEPTLKSINLEDTDALTNSINNFRNKFKLPELVLLCEGDNELLIDFENQQSVKIFLNKLLKNNTILLKEFLFKEASLVKNATNQNQCHELLISFYKNA from the coding sequence ATGAAGAATCCCTATCACTATTTTGATAAGTACTTCTTAAGATTTCCAATTTATGCCGTTGATGGTATTAATGAAATGATACATGAAGATAATATGTTTAACTTTTTTTGTTTAAATGAATATTTCCAAATGGCCATTTTAATTTCTTCACCTGATCTATATTATCAGCTTAAAGCTATACAGAATAAAAGCCACATTAAAGTTAATACCAAAGATAAAGCAAGGTTAAGTAGTACTTTGATGAAATATTTGTCCCGAATGAGTACAAGAAGTACGCCATACGGGCTTTTTTCCGGAATTTCTGTTGGTCAAATAGGAAAGGACTCTAAAATCGTTATAGATTCAGGTAAGATCACTTTAAATTATCAGTATGATAATACTTTTTTACACGAATTAGTAACAGCATTATATAGGATAGAACCTGATAAGTATTCAGAAATGAATGTTTATTCGAATAATATGTTATTTGGGCTTAATAAAAAATACAAGTTTATTGAATTCTTCGATGATTTTACAAAAGGAGAGAGAATATTCAAGGAGGTAATAACTAATAATAATACATATTTAAGCAGAATTCTAAAGTTAGCTAAATCAGGTTGTACTTTAGGAAGTTTGCTAAATGACTTAATCTTACAAGGATATTCCAAGAATAACGCTCAAACATATTTAGATACACTAATAAAAAATAAGCTTCTGTTAACGGAAATGCAGCCCACATTGAGAGATGATTATTTTACAAAAATTGCAGAACTATCCAAGAAGTTAAACAGAGGCTCTTTATTGGATGAAATTACAAATAAATACACTCAAATTCTGAGAGACATAAATAGTGAAGGATTAGATATTGAAAAATTCAATGAAATCATAAATATCAAAAAAAATTCAGTTGATGGTTTGATTAATTTTTCTCCAATAAAATCAACTGTCGTATTGAAAAACGGCATAAATACCTTAGATAAAGCGCTATTCTTAAAAATCAAAAGTTTATTACCATTTTTTAATAAGATAACAACAGCAGTAAAAAACCCTGAATTAGAGCAATTTACGCAGTCATTCTACAAAAAATATGAGTTCAGAGAAGTAAACATTGTTACCTTGATGGATAGCGATATTGGTTTAGGATATCCAATTAATTATCACCAAATATTATCCAGTCCACTCATTGAAAATTTAAACATAAAACAAAAATCACAAAAAAATGATACTATCAGTTGGGATATAGTGACTTCTATTCTACACCAAAAAATTCTCTCAGCTCATACACACAAAGATAAAATAATCAAGCTATACGATTCTGATTTTGAAGATATAGGGGAAAACTGGAATGATATTCCTGAAACTATTTATGCCAATGTCAAACTCCTGCAAACTCTAAATGGGCAAAAAATTATTATCAATGGATTTGGAGGACCTTCTGCTGTAAATCTGCTTACGCGATTCACATATCAAGATGAAATGACCGAGCATTTAGTAAGTGACATTGCTAAAAAAGAAAATGAGAATGCTGATAGAAATGGATACATCAATGCTGAAATTATTCATGCTCCAAGTATACATTTAACCAATGTTTTTGAGCAAAAGCATATTTTCAATCATTTCATTCCCATACTTTCAACTCCATTATCTACTATAGCTGAACCTATACTTATGGAGGATATTATGGTAAGATTAACCAACAACATGAAGTTAGAATTAAGATCTAAAAAGCTTAATAAGATTATTAAACCATTTTTATCTAATGCCCATAACAGCCTAACATCAAACATACCGGTCTATAGATTTCTTACAGACCTGCAATTGTATGGAAAAAGAAATTATTTAGGATTTTATTTGGATGATCTGCAAAAAATGTTTGCTCACATTCCCAGGATTGAATATAAGGATTGTATTGTTCTTGAGGCACGATGGCTTATTAAGTTCAATGAGCCCACACTTAAGAGTATTAACCTAGAAGACACAGATGCATTAACAAATTCAATAAACAACTTTAGAAATAAGTTTAAACTACCTGAGCTGGTACTATTATGTGAAGGAGATAATGAACTGCTTATTGATTTTGAAAACCAGCAATCTGTGAAAATTTTCCTAAATAAATTACTTAAGAATAATACAATACTACTAAAGGAATTCTTGTTCAAAGAAGCAAGCTTAGTCAAGAATGCTACAAATCAAAATCAGTGTCATGAATTATTAATTTCATTCTATAAAAATGCGTAA
- a CDS encoding TetR/AcrR family transcriptional regulator, giving the protein MLDKNVLNKTEPKNRKLTERKLIDAVGDIIRSTGYTGLGVNAIAKNAGVSKKLIYRYFGTVDSLIETYLVERDYWVTFSKKVSDAAVASNKKQTMIEFSSSIFENQFDFFFNEDEMQRIILWEISEKNNILNDLSRKREAMGEELLKLTDPYFKDSDINFRAVSAIIICGIYYSVLHTKKNASTICGLDLNTETGRKEITKAIRKIVELCFGSKKKKSV; this is encoded by the coding sequence ATGCTGGATAAAAATGTTTTGAATAAAACGGAGCCGAAAAACAGGAAACTAACTGAGAGAAAGCTCATTGATGCAGTAGGGGATATCATCCGTTCAACAGGTTATACGGGATTAGGCGTAAATGCCATTGCTAAAAATGCCGGAGTCAGTAAAAAACTGATCTATCGCTATTTTGGCACAGTTGATTCTTTAATTGAAACGTATCTTGTAGAAAGAGATTATTGGGTTACTTTTTCTAAGAAAGTGAGTGATGCGGCAGTTGCCTCCAATAAAAAACAAACTATGATTGAGTTTTCATCCAGTATATTCGAAAACCAATTTGATTTCTTTTTCAATGAGGATGAAATGCAGCGGATTATCCTTTGGGAGATCTCAGAAAAAAATAATATTTTAAATGACCTGAGCAGAAAGCGTGAGGCGATGGGAGAGGAGCTTCTAAAATTGACAGATCCTTATTTTAAGGACTCAGATATCAATTTCAGAGCTGTTTCTGCAATTATCATTTGCGGAATTTATTATTCTGTATTACACACTAAAAAGAATGCAAGTACCATTTGTGGGCTTGACCTGAATACAGAGACAGGTAGAAAAGAAATTACAAAGGCGATAAGAAAAATAGTGGAGCTTTGTTTTGGAAGCAAAAAGAAAAAATCTGTCTGA
- a CDS encoding MraY family glycosyltransferase, whose amino-acid sequence METFDLPAYLNNHHLICCILVFISSILITLAIIPSIIYVAKTHNLYDNFSYFRKRHLGAIPRLGGVGIYTGFTVTLLFFGLTDKTTPINYLLAACMILSIMGIKDDLLGVNPRTKLIIQLITSLILVIPGNIRISSFHGIFGFYDITYPASVVLSLLVIIFIINSFNLIDGIDGLSAMTGIIVNSVFSALFIYMGKYELATISLAMTGAIIGFIQFNITPAKIFMGDTGALLIGLISAVMTIKFLEVNKFTENHSPDIFSAPAIALAILIIPVSDALRVFILRIVKGKSPFLADRNHIHHRILKLGFTHMQTTTLLIGVNLLMILIACLFATYGNVFLLIVISLITLMFNWILSYLIRSKERESYALRNLFL is encoded by the coding sequence ATGGAAACATTTGATCTGCCAGCTTATTTAAACAACCATCATTTAATTTGCTGCATTCTGGTATTTATATCTTCTATTTTGATTACTCTGGCTATTATTCCTTCTATTATTTATGTTGCCAAAACCCATAATTTATACGATAACTTCAGCTATTTCAGAAAGCGGCATCTAGGTGCTATTCCCCGCTTAGGTGGAGTGGGTATATACACTGGTTTTACGGTTACTTTACTATTTTTCGGTTTAACGGATAAAACAACTCCGATTAATTATCTGCTTGCTGCTTGTATGATATTGTCTATTATGGGAATTAAAGATGATCTTCTTGGAGTTAATCCGCGTACAAAACTCATCATTCAGTTAATTACCTCGCTGATTTTGGTTATTCCAGGAAATATCAGGATCAGTAGCTTCCATGGGATATTTGGTTTCTACGATATCACCTATCCTGCAAGTGTTGTGCTGTCTCTGCTAGTTATTATATTCATTATTAATTCCTTCAATTTGATTGACGGAATCGATGGACTGTCAGCGATGACAGGTATTATTGTGAATAGTGTATTTTCAGCCTTATTCATATATATGGGCAAATATGAATTAGCTACTATTTCCTTAGCGATGACTGGCGCTATTATAGGATTTATACAGTTTAACATTACACCGGCGAAAATCTTTATGGGGGATACAGGAGCATTGCTGATTGGATTGATATCAGCAGTTATGACAATTAAATTTTTAGAAGTAAATAAGTTTACAGAAAATCACAGTCCTGATATTTTTTCTGCTCCCGCTATAGCACTGGCTATTCTGATTATTCCTGTTTCAGATGCATTACGAGTGTTTATTCTCAGAATTGTAAAAGGAAAATCACCTTTTTTGGCTGATCGGAATCATATTCATCACCGTATATTAAAATTAGGTTTTACCCATATGCAGACTACTACCCTTTTAATTGGTGTTAATCTATTGATGATTTTAATAGCATGTCTCTTTGCCACTTATGGCAATGTGTTCTTGCTGATAGTTATTTCTCTTATTACATTAATGTTTAACTGGATACTCAGTTACCTGATACGCTCCAAAGAACGTGAAAGTTATGCCCTGCGTAATTTGTTTTTATGA
- a CDS encoding glycosyltransferase family 2 protein yields MVHQLKVSLITVTYNAVQTLQRCIESVTNQTYSNVEYIIIDGNSTDGTLKIIQNNKKYIHVFNSEQDRGIYDAMNKGINLATGDIIGTLNADDYFADNDVLEKIAQSFNADHTDMLYANLNYVNKDGTVVRKWRSGKYKATKFNWGWMPPHPTFYVKKNFFNKYGLYDLSYGTAADYELMLRFMYLKTVNVFFLDEVIVNMTTGGVSNRNFRNRARAWACDFKAMKSCQIPIPFLGVIFKPIRKILQFI; encoded by the coding sequence ATGGTGCATCAACTAAAGGTCTCCTTAATCACAGTCACTTATAATGCAGTGCAAACATTGCAACGGTGTATCGAATCTGTAACCAATCAGACCTATAGTAATGTAGAATATATTATCATCGATGGTAATTCAACGGATGGTACATTGAAAATTATTCAGAATAACAAAAAATATATTCATGTTTTCAATTCTGAACAAGACAGGGGTATTTATGATGCAATGAACAAGGGTATTAATCTGGCAACTGGTGATATCATTGGTACGCTCAATGCGGATGACTATTTTGCTGATAATGATGTATTAGAAAAAATAGCGCAATCATTTAATGCTGATCATACAGATATGTTATATGCAAACCTTAATTATGTAAATAAGGATGGAACAGTAGTACGTAAGTGGCGGTCTGGAAAATATAAGGCTACCAAATTTAACTGGGGATGGATGCCACCTCACCCAACATTTTATGTTAAGAAGAACTTTTTTAATAAATACGGTTTGTATGATCTCAGTTATGGAACTGCTGCTGATTATGAATTGATGCTTCGTTTTATGTATTTAAAAACCGTAAACGTGTTTTTCCTCGACGAAGTAATTGTAAACATGACTACTGGAGGAGTGAGTAACAGGAATTTTAGAAACAGAGCCAGGGCCTGGGCCTGCGATTTTAAAGCCATGAAAAGTTGTCAGATACCTATTCCATTTTTAGGGGTGATTTTCAAGCCGATACGAAAAATATTACAGTTCATTTAA
- a CDS encoding polysaccharide biosynthesis/export family protein has protein sequence MLSEKHILYVLIFTLLTSCVSCSFKQQQVLFENRGQAFNNTVIITDTANYRIQPQDLLQIKNLQSPKYIVDEPTTTTSAAKGASSTEGQTFLVENDGTVALPIIGHVKVEGLKRYDAAKQIEDLYRKEIKNPIIELKIVNLKVTVLGEVKTQGNYALVKDRTSLIEMIGEAGGLTERANSKNVRIIRGGMKNQQVIDVDLSNLTTLTDPRTILKNEDIIYVTQNKQAIRSTKVTGFSSILQPIILLLNTALIIYTITR, from the coding sequence ATGCTCTCAGAAAAACACATACTTTATGTACTTATCTTTACTCTTCTTACCAGTTGTGTTTCCTGTTCTTTTAAACAGCAACAGGTTCTTTTTGAGAACAGAGGCCAGGCTTTCAATAATACTGTAATTATTACTGATACAGCGAACTATAGAATACAACCACAGGACCTGCTTCAGATAAAAAACCTGCAGAGCCCCAAATATATTGTTGATGAACCTACTACAACTACATCAGCAGCAAAAGGTGCCAGCAGTACCGAAGGCCAGACCTTTCTTGTAGAAAATGATGGTACAGTAGCGCTTCCGATCATAGGGCATGTAAAAGTAGAGGGGCTTAAACGTTATGATGCTGCTAAGCAAATTGAAGATCTTTACCGTAAAGAAATCAAAAATCCTATTATTGAGTTAAAAATTGTTAACTTGAAAGTAACCGTTCTGGGCGAAGTTAAAACCCAGGGCAACTATGCGCTGGTAAAAGACCGCACTTCATTGATAGAAATGATTGGTGAAGCAGGTGGGTTGACCGAGCGGGCAAACAGCAAAAATGTGAGAATAATTCGGGGAGGAATGAAAAATCAACAGGTGATTGATGTAGATCTAAGTAATCTCACTACCCTCACTGATCCCAGGACCATCCTCAAAAACGAGGACATTATCTATGTTACACAAAATAAACAAGCTATACGCTCCACTAAAGTGACAGGCTTCTCTTCCATATTGCAACCCATTATCTTGTTATTAAATACTGCACTGATCATTTATACGATAACGAGATAA